The sequence AGCAAGTTATTTGGACGGTGGTTATCTTCATGTAGCCACAGCTTCAAATTCTATCAGTGCTGTCTCCGCAAAAGTTCCTCTATCTGTCTCTTCAGAGCACCTGAAGGAAGGCCATGTCAGATTGTTCCCAACCAGTCTAAAATAATCTGATTCCCCAAAAAAGCTaggagaatttcttccttcaaaCACTGATGAAATAAGAGGAGAAGCAGAGTTACATGGAGATACCACCGCTCATCAGTTGAAAGATCTGAATGTATTTCAAGTCTGTAATCAGCGATTCAAGATCCTTGATGACCTTATGAAATATCTAGAGAAAGAATGcacttcctcccttcctccctctgtgTGGGACCACTCCCACTCTCAGTTCTTCTCAACTTCCCATCCTGGGTGGAACAACCTACCCTTTCACTTCTTCCAGTCCTTTTGAGGCAGAACAACTAGATGTTCTCCCTGCTGGCAGGAACTACATAGCTCTCCACCCTAAAGCCCATGATACAGAAAGGCAGATGCTGGATCATCACATTGAAGTCTGTGGAAATTCAACTTTGTATCATCTATAAAGGGataaaagccaaacaaaataCAAGGAAGAGGAGCTACAAAAGGCCATAAATCCCTAGGATTTCCTCTAAGACAGCAAAATGAAAGTGACACAAGCTTACACAGCTGACTCACTAATCCTAAGGGACCTGAGCAACTCTCCCATCTGCTATTGTTCCAAATACTTCAGACTCAGGTAGGAACAAGGTGGTTTCAGGTCAACCTtactttttcctgctttccagcaCTCTGAGCACTGGCTGGCCTGCTTATGCTACTACAGACAAGGGAGCAACCCTAAAGAGATGGATGGGATAAGAGGCTGCATCCAACAGCAAGGGACTGGGGAAATAGGGAACAAGCTCCTCACTATCAGAAGCCTCTAGGTTCGGACTTGGAACTTGCCAGCCTTAGTCATATATTTTATCCCCTTGAATGGCTTGTACTTCTCCCCATACATGTCCAGGCGATTCACCTTCAGTCCTAGAGGCAAACAAACACAGCATAAGACCGACTGTTGCCACAAACAAAGCTGACACGCCTTTGGGATAAAGGGACAGAAGATCATACTAGGGGTGCAGAAAGCACAGGGAAAGTTTCAGCAAGCAGTATACAGAATGGAGAAAAGCAGACAACTGCTAACTGTTAGAATCATTCTTTACAAACACATCCGTAccctaaattttttttgtaggtCTGTAAGCACAAAATGCCAGAAAATGTAGATAAGTTGTTTCACAAAGCACCAGCAAGAACAAATCAATATATCTGCAGTCAAAGCAGACAACTTTTTTGCTTGAAGAACATGTTTCAGGCAGAATGTACTTCAGAAGGTTTGTGAAGTTACTTCAGCTACATGCAGAATGAGCACCGGCACAGCAGAGAACATTCTACTTCTTTACCTCACAGTCACTTACCAGATATAGCCAGCTGCTGAATTTTAAACTGCAGGTTAATGGTGGGGTTTTCATCTGGTTTCGATGTCCCAGCTTGCAGGCTCACGCTCCCCTTCAGACTTGGCAGTTTCTGGGGGTTTATTTTCCCAACATCCCATGACAGTAGCTTTAAGAAGTAGAAAATGCAGAAGTAAAACTCAAATGCTGCACCCTCTAAAGAAGAGCCCTGTTCCAATGACagtttttaatgtttctctatgaaaaatgtctttttcttagTATCTTGCCTTTCATATTAGCCAGACACAGGATTAAGGAGCAGATACCTCAGAACCTTTGTTCTCCCCCTCTTTCCATGAGGCTTCCCAAAAGCCTACTATGAACGTGGTATTTCCACTACTTGTGCTAAAGGCCACATGGGTAAACCCATCAGATTAAAgtttgcaagaagaaaaaaaagttaactcCTCAGattcaaacaacaaaaccaaaccaaatcagaACTATTAATCAACCCTCAGTGTTTGCAAAAGACCAACATGCAGCACTGGGCATGACAACTAGATATGCAGATGTTTGCAAGCCATCCACCAGACTGATGTCCCATACAAGACCAGTGCTTAGGTTTTCTTCACATGCCAAATAGCCAAAACTACAATCCACAGAGACACCAAAGTATTTGTTCTGGGGATTAAGAAAACTCCTAGTATGCAGTTATTCAGAAAAAGTTCTCACCCCAACATAACTGCCTTCAGCAAGGTAGTGTTCATGTAAATGTGAACAGGCTGACTGCATTTTCTGATAGAtatgaaagttttaaaaaaagcattatctgatttctctctttcctcttaCCTTTGTAACTGGATCAAAGACGTGTGTTCCCTGGGAGGGCGTAAGGGTCATATTTAGGACACTTTTTGGCATCTGGCTAGTGACCATCACTCCCTCTATAGTCTTCCCCATGGTCTGCTTTGGCCCCACTGTGATCTCAAACCGTCCCAGTGAGCTGCTATCACGAAAACTGATGTTGTGCTTAACGTAGACAGGAATTGCCACGAGACTAAAGACACAAACAGAAAGTCCTTGTCGATCTCTTGCCTTCGTATTTGCttaaaagagaaggaaatcctaCACCCATTTGTTTGAGCTAGGAGCAAAGTTAGGATTCCATTCTCAAGtcttaattacattttttgtaTACAAGCTTGCTGTATCCTATTTTCTTTATCAGAACAGGGAACTACATCCAATAAAACACGAGGCTTGAGCAAAAGACAAGTAATGTTTTTGCATGTCATAACCAGGCTGGCAAGGAGCTCCTGACAGTGCAGCAGCGCTTGAACTTCATGTTTATGCTTTTGGTTGCATTTGCCACTCCTTTCCACCTACTAGAGATAAGACAGAGGCCCAGCAAAATTCTTTAGATGCTGTAACCCCAAATTGTACTTGGCAAGCTGCTTCTAGAAAAGAGTGTAAATGTGGACAAGAACTTGTGGTTCCATTAAGAAAGCTGTCAAAAACCTAACAGGACCACCAAACTATCTTGTTTTATTCTAAGAAGTTTTTATAAACATATGCAATCAACAGCTTGATTACTTCACACTGTCTAGTTCTTTCTCTATATAGTTTGTTTATCTGCTAGTAGCCTTTGAAAAATGCTGGTTGgccaaaaagaaattatggaaTCACTGCTCCAAACAAGGAGAAAAGAcgcaattaaaaaaaagaaaaatgcaagtcACTATGCACCTGTACTTCAGGTGGCTCAACATGCCACTTCATCTTTAAAAGTTCCTTATCATCTTCCTAGCCAGAAGGATCCAAATTTCATAATTCACACCATGAGACTTATCACCTACTTCTGAGCACTGACATGGTAGGACAGCAAGCGGAAATTTCCATCAGGTGGAATGAAGGAGAGTATTCTCTCTGACTCCCAGCGCTTAAAACGCACACATGGGTGAAAGCTGACATCATCCAATAATCGAGGATTCTGAAACGAAAAGAAAGTCACAAGGTTTGTGAAGGCAGTACAACTTAAAATGACCTCCTCTTCTTAGCAATCTTCTATCCATGAAGGGCTACCATTTGACACACTCTTGACTACTTGAAGGTGTCTACATTCAGACATATCTGATGCTGTTATATCCATGTGAAAGCAGTACTCAATAGCCTCTATCCTGTTTCAGGATATTTTAAATCCTATTTTAGAAAACTTAAGTCATATCACATAATTGCATTAGTGCATACTCATAAAAGAGGTGGCCCTTTAGGATATCTGCTTAAAGCCCCAGTGGATCTCAAAAACTTAGACACAACACACATTATCTGtgcttttaaacaaataatCTGAAAAAGGTAGTTTAGGCTCTACGTTGCTGAAGTTACCAATGAGTTCCCATtgtcatttctttctcttttcctctggcATACCCAGATTCTGATGCACTGGGATCCATCATCAAGAGACTCCGATCTCAGTAGCAGGGCTGGGAAACCTGCTTACTCAAAATACTTAAGTAAAGATACATCCTTGAGCTTTACCATAAAGGAGAGGGTAAGGTCTGGCATCCCAGTCAGCTTGACACAAGCATCAATCACTCCTTGGATTTCAGCAGTGATTGTGGAACCTGTAACAATAAAGTAAACACAGGTGATTATGTGAACttgatgaaaaaaatcacaaagtgGAAGAACTATCagtgaggaggaaggaaatctattttcttaatgaaatgCCATGGCTCATTATGTTGCCTGCTCAACATTTGTATCATTCCCAATGACTCCTCTGGAAGATTAATTTGGTTAAGAATCAAGGACACCAGCAATGCTCATTTTAATGGCCAATGACAATAGCTCCCAATTCTAACGAGATTAAGAAGCAGACAAATACTAAAGAGAAAGTGCTATGCacaatttttattcattttctattttccccAATTTAGAATTGCTTATGAGACCTCAAGAACAAAGACAGGTGAAAATCTCAGTACCTCTGTAAAATTTTTGACTGAATAGCACATACAAGTTAGCAACATTCCAGAGTAAAAATAGGAACAGAGCATCCACACTTGGATGAAGGTCCACCTATTTAAAAACCTAACTCTCTCTTCAAGCACTATCAGACCAAGTTATCCTATTCTTAGCCAGGAGCAACTTCCGTACCCGATTTGTCAATGATTGCATCTATCTCCTCAATCACATCAAAATAGGCCTCGTTGTTGGTATATTTTACACCCGTACGTCTCCAAGGCACCACTGAGAGCTGTCCAGTGGGGAGCTGGTCACCCACATTAGTGcttcctggaaaaaagaaagggaatcAACGACCACAGAAGTTAGGCAATGCTGCAGAACAAGTCTTTGGACTTATAGAGCTTAATTATAACTAGTCCCTGAGaacttctgtttctttgtaAGAGAGCAATTACTCTCCCAGACTCCCTGTACTCCAAAAATGTACATCTCTCTTGCACCCAGCTCTAAAACATACCACAGTAATGCATGGGGAAGTGTCTACACATGGGGATGTGCAAACTCACATCAAACTAACTCATCCTCGAAGTCATGCCATGTCTGTAACTGAAAATGTAGTCTGACTTTTTAGGTTTAAAAAGACCCAAATCAGACGAAAACCAAATGCAAAACCAAAGTGCAGCTGATGCTGAAATTGGAAGGAACCTCAAACATGACTCTCTAAATACACCTGTGCTGCATGAATGGTATGGAACAACATAAATTTTCTTCACTCACGTCCTAATTTACTTATGCAAGAATATTTCCACCTGTACCAGtttatcttctttttgtttccctGTACCTGTGATGGTGTTGACGACTGTTCGCAGAATAGTAGGAGGCTTTATCAGTTCCTTAAGAATATTCGACTCTGTTGCCAATGGAAAGCCATTGTCCAGCatctcctccagcacctcaTAAACCACCACAACATTGTCCTTGATTATTACCTCTGAACAGACACCAAAATAATCCTGTGCAAAAGAAAGAATAACTCAACAATCCCCAAAAGAAGAATCTTAGTCCAGTGCTCTCCCACAGTCCAGTGCTCTCCCACACAGGAATAAACCGAGCCTCTTCTTGGAGGAGGCAAAAAACCACTGAAACTCCCTGTGTTACTTACAAGCACATCACACATGCCACTCCCATAGACAACTCTGAGCACACTTTGGCCACTACTCCAGTAAGGTGGCAAATTCCCACATAAGCAGTTCCAACtaattcagtaatttttaaaatggaacaATTAATTTACTTACTGTCTTATTCTATGTGGACTTCAAGCATCTTTTAGGAGAGAGCAAGTGCACGTgtaaaaacacaaaccagagcTTCTAGTTACTTACAGCAATTAAAGAGATCGGGCATTTTGCATAAAGAATGAGTATATGTATACTGTGACAGCAACGAAATCCTAGTTCTGCATTACAAACAAACATTCTGTTTCAGATATATCAGATTTTAATATGCACCTAAGCCAGTGACGACACACTCATGCCTGGTACCCTCATAAAAAACAAGACCTAAGGGTCTGACACAATCCACTACTGGCCTGAACGGCCAATCCACTCTCTAAAGTCAGAGGCCGTACCTGGAACGTGTCCACGACGCGGTGCAGGAACTCGATGACGAAAAGCGGCGGCACCTCGCTCTGGATGACGGCCACGAAGAAGATCTTGTGGCGGTAGACGCTAAGGAGGTAGTGATGCGGAGTGGGGATCACCGGCGGCACGTTCTCCGCCTCCGAGGCCCGTTCCTGCGCCTCAAAGAAGTAGTCACA is a genomic window of Oenanthe melanoleuca isolate GR-GAL-2019-014 chromosome 22, OMel1.0, whole genome shotgun sequence containing:
- the AP3M2 gene encoding AP-3 complex subunit mu-2; its protein translation is MIHSLFLINAAGDIFLEKHWKSVVSRSVCDYFFEAQERASEAENVPPVIPTPHHYLLSVYRHKIFFVAVIQSEVPPLFVIEFLHRVVDTFQDYFGVCSEVIIKDNVVVVYEVLEEMLDNGFPLATESNILKELIKPPTILRTVVNTITGSTNVGDQLPTGQLSVVPWRRTGVKYTNNEAYFDVIEEIDAIIDKSGSTITAEIQGVIDACVKLTGMPDLTLSFMNPRLLDDVSFHPCVRFKRWESERILSFIPPDGNFRLLSYHVSAQNLVAIPVYVKHNISFRDSSSLGRFEITVGPKQTMGKTIEGVMVTSQMPKSVLNMTLTPSQGTHVFDPVTKLLSWDVGKINPQKLPSLKGSVSLQAGTSKPDENPTINLQFKIQQLAISGLKVNRLDMYGEKYKPFKGIKYMTKAGKFQVRT